Within the Bacillus sp. FSL K6-3431 genome, the region CATTAATAATGCAGGGATTTCGCATCAAGCGGATCAAGCGACTATTTTGGAAAAGCAGAATTATGAAGTGATGCAGGAAATATATAATGTGAATACGCTTGGGACTTTGCGAGTTACTAATAGTTTGATGGAGTTATTGCTTCAAGGGTCAACTAAGTTAGTAGTTAATATTTCGTCTGAGGCTGGAAGTGTCGAAAAAAATAAAAGAACGAATATGTATGGGTATTGCATGTCTAAGTCAGCGATGAATATGCAGTCATCCATTTTGCATCAACATTTACGAACGTTTGGTGGACAGGTGATGGTGTTTTATCCAGGGTGGTTACAATCATATATGAGCGGTACTTTAAATGAGGAAGCACCAACAACTACGGACGAATCGGCCCATAAAATTATGAATCTTGTAAAAGACCACAAGACATACATGGCGGATCAGCCGATCTTTTTAGATATTGACGGAAAGAAATGGCCTTGGTAAATAATTAGTTAAAGGGGATTGTCGAAATGAGTAAACCAAAAGCGATAGCATTGGGGAATTATGCAGATGCAAAATATCATCCGTTTACAGATGTAGATAAACAGATCGAAATGATTTTTCAAGATTCCATTGATGTGAAAAGCACTGATGATTATAGTGTGTTAGATAAGGAGCGCTTAGCAGGGAATGAATTGTTTATTTCCTATACAGAATTTGCTGATGAGCCATTACCAGCATCAAGTACTGCTGCATTACTTTCTTATGTTGCTGAGGGGGGAGGACTACTGGCGATTCATAATGGTGTCTCTTTGCAACGAAATCAAGAACTTGGTGCGATGCTTGGTACAAGATTTACTGGGCATCCTGCATTTGGTTCTTTACCTATTCAAGTCAGCGAGCCTGAGCATCCAATTATGAAAGGCATCGAGGATTTTATCATTGATGATGAGCCATATCGATTTGATATGTATCCACATTATCAAACGACGATTTTGGCTGAATATGAGCATGAAGGTAAAAAGTGGCCAGCAGCATGGGCACACGAATTTGGCCTTGGTAGGGTAGTCTATTTAATGCCGGGCCATCAGCTATCTGCTTTTCACGTGCAACCATATCGGGACCTAATTTTACGCGGTGGTTTATGGTCCGCGAAATTATTATAGTTTAGAATAACTAAAATTACTCATTACATAAGGTTGCTTCTTCGTTTTTGAAGGGCAACTTTTTTGTTATTCAGTACGGAAGCATTTAACTGTTAACGTGACAAAGATGTAAGATTACTGAAAGGAAGATCAATAGAAGCAGGGAGAATACTCTTTTATACTGAAGATAGAAAATGAAATATAAAGGAGAGATCTCCTATGAATGCAAGTTATATATCAGATATAAATGTAAGTGGAAAATCAGCAAGTCGTGAGCAGAAACAGAAGAAAAGGAAAAATATGAATATATTGAAGTGGCTTATTTATTCTGTTTTAGTGATATTTGCTCTATGCCTAGTTACTGTGATCGCAGGTGAAAAGCTAACAGACGGCGAGCAACTAGCAAAACTGGAGGAAATAAGAAATGAACCAGGGTTTGTTTCAATGGGGCAGATGCCTGCGTATTTGCCGAAAGCTTTCGTTAGTATTGAGGATCATCGATTTTATCATCATTTTGGTGTGGATCCCATTTCAATGATTAGGGCGTTTATTGTTGATGTTAAGACTAGATCTTTTGCCGAAGGTGGAAGTACGATCACGATGCAATTAGCAAAAAATCAATTTTTAACTCAAGAAAAATCGATTAATCGTAAATTCAAAGAGCTGCTTATTGCGATTCATTTAGATCGTATATACACAAAAGAAGAGATATTAGAAATGTATTTAAATACGATTTACTTTGGACATGGGAAATATGGGATTGAACAGGCTGCTAATTTTTATCTAGGAAAAACATTTCAAGCCAATGACCTAGGAAAAGAAACAGTTACTTTAAGAGAAGCGGCCATGCTCGCATCTCTACCAAAAGCGCCTGAATACTTTTCACCGATTAAACATCCTGAAGATGCCTTTAACAGACAGGCTGTTGTCCTAAATAGAATGAATGAACTTGGAATGATCACAGAAAATGAAAAAGAGGCTGCAGTTTGGAAGTCTGTGGATCAGCTACCGATAAATCAATAATGAGCTACGACTTCCGTGTTTGAACGTGAATATGTTGATATAACATTTTGACAGATGATGATAAAAATAAAATTCCCTGTTCCTGATAAATATCAAGAACAGGGAAAGGACTGTTAAATCTAACTAAGAAATGCATAACCATGGCTTTCAACTAACTTCATTTTTTGATTCTCTTTTCTTTAGGTTTTTCGCCCAATATGGAGCGTAATTCTTTAATATCATCTTCTGACAAAGAATCCTCCTGGATGAACTGAACCAACATTGACTTTAACGTTCCGCCATAAATTCGATTAATAAAAGAGTGGGTCTCGGCGCTCTGACACTCCTCTTGCGAATAAAGCGGGTAAAAGGTATAGACTCTTTGATCTTTATTGACACCGACCACTTTTTTCTGAGTAAGACGATCCAAAAGGGTGCGTACGGTTTTCGACTTCCAATCCGTTTTCTCCTGTACGGAAGATATCACTTCATTGGCCGTTCTTGGAGACCTATTCCAAAGCACATGCATAATTTCCCATTCTGATTCTGAAATATTGGGGATTTTCTTCGTCATCCTTATTTTCCCTCCTTCTTTTGGATGTATGTAACATTCAATTATTCTCCAATTTCCTTAATGATTCCTTTATCCCTCAAAATAGATAACGTGATTTTTGCGGCCTTGCTTCCATAACTATTATCTTCATTTTGTAAATTGGTTGCAAAGAAATAGGTATTGCCCTTTGTTTCTACATATCCAATAAACCAACCGTTTATATTCTTACCATTCACATTGCCAGTACCGGTTTTTCCGGATAGACTTGCACCATCGTATACCTCTAAT harbors:
- a CDS encoding SDR family NAD(P)-dependent oxidoreductase, with the protein product MKKIAVVTGADRGLGISLTRWLLENGYKVFAGQFMESCDFLKEMKALYPEDLELVPLDVGKDESVQSAARMIAAKATHIDLIINNAGISHQADQATILEKQNYEVMQEIYNVNTLGTLRVTNSLMELLLQGSTKLVVNISSEAGSVEKNKRTNMYGYCMSKSAMNMQSSILHQHLRTFGGQVMVFYPGWLQSYMSGTLNEEAPTTTDESAHKIMNLVKDHKTYMADQPIFLDIDGKKWPW
- a CDS encoding ThuA domain-containing protein; this translates as MSKPKAIALGNYADAKYHPFTDVDKQIEMIFQDSIDVKSTDDYSVLDKERLAGNELFISYTEFADEPLPASSTAALLSYVAEGGGLLAIHNGVSLQRNQELGAMLGTRFTGHPAFGSLPIQVSEPEHPIMKGIEDFIIDDEPYRFDMYPHYQTTILAEYEHEGKKWPAAWAHEFGLGRVVYLMPGHQLSAFHVQPYRDLILRGGLWSAKLL
- a CDS encoding transglycosylase domain-containing protein — its product is MNASYISDINVSGKSASREQKQKKRKNMNILKWLIYSVLVIFALCLVTVIAGEKLTDGEQLAKLEEIRNEPGFVSMGQMPAYLPKAFVSIEDHRFYHHFGVDPISMIRAFIVDVKTRSFAEGGSTITMQLAKNQFLTQEKSINRKFKELLIAIHLDRIYTKEEILEMYLNTIYFGHGKYGIEQAANFYLGKTFQANDLGKETVTLREAAMLASLPKAPEYFSPIKHPEDAFNRQAVVLNRMNELGMITENEKEAAVWKSVDQLPINQ
- the blaI gene encoding penicillinase repressor BlaI, with product MTKKIPNISESEWEIMHVLWNRSPRTANEVISSVQEKTDWKSKTVRTLLDRLTQKKVVGVNKDQRVYTFYPLYSQEECQSAETHSFINRIYGGTLKSMLVQFIQEDSLSEDDIKELRSILGEKPKEKRIKK